The genomic segment ATGATACCCATGGGCATAGGTAAAGGCAAAGGAAAAGTTATTAGAAGGGGTAAAGGTTAACTGAGTTAACATCCCGTAGTCTCCATTAAAGAGACCATTGCCATTTCTGGGGTTTTGAGCATTTTCAGCTAAATATCCCAAACTGAAGTTCACCGAACCTAAATTGAGGAACTTAAAGTCACCCACATTGAAGTCCATACCAATCCCTGCACCACCGCCAATCCGGTAGAGGGGATTCCGTTGAGAGAAGGTGTTGAGAGACCCACTACCCCCATCGTAGTCTTCAAAGTAGGGGTTGAGGGTGGGCACAAAGTCATCAAAGGTTCCCCCAATGGCAGAAACCACAAAATTCAAACGATTGTTGTAGCTCCAGTAGTATTGCAGTTTGTCTACATAGAGGTTGTCGTTGCCTGAATTGTTGACTTGGAAGGTTTGGAATCCTTGACCGGATTCTTGTTGGAAGTTAAATCGGTCAACAGAGGCAGCTTGCATCCGAGTGAGCAAAAGGTCTTTGCCGGTGAAACTGGTGTTCAGGTTCAGCCGCACGCGACCCATTAGAGCGGTCTCGTTGGTACTGGGATAGTTCGCTTCTCCTCCAGCTAAGTTAGGATTAAAACTGCTAGACATCCCTAAGAAGGCTCTGCGACGGCCCACGTTAAACCGGGAATGATTGAGGTCAAGGTCTGCGCCCCAGGCATCGGTGACGGCAAAGATGGCTTCGCCCACCAGCTTGGTGGTGGTGGAGAATTGATTGGCTTCTAGCTCGGTGGTGCGGGCTTCGAGGGCATCCACACGACCGCGAAGGGTGGCTAATTCAGCAGCAAATTCTTCTTGTAGCCGTTGCAGTACCGCTAAATCTTCGCGAGTTACGGCGTTGGCAGTTGCCGCAGCAATCAGTTCATTAATACGGTCTAAACAAGCATTTACCCCAGCCGCAAACTCATAGCGAGTCATGGCCCGGTTGCCGCGATAGGTTCCGTCGGGATAACCGGCAATACAGCCGTAGCGCTCTACCAAGGATTGTAGAGCTTGGAAGGCCCAGTCTGTGGGGCGTACATCCCGCAGTTGGGAAACGGAGGTAACTTGCTCGATGTCTTCTTCGACTTCTTCTCCATCGCTACTGTATTCAATCACTTGATCTAGAGTAGACCGCTCTTGAGCAATGAGAGAGGGTTGGACATTGAGATCGAAGGATTCTGGCACTCCAAGGGAGAGAGAATCATTATTTATATTTAAGTTTAGGGATGGACTGTTGGCTACGGACGGGTTGCTGGGGCTTTCAGCCGCATGAACCAAAGAACCAGAGATCACCGTAGTCAGGACTGCTGGACTAACCAACAGGGTCTTCCACAGAAATTTCGACATTTTACTTGCTCCTCACACCTTTAAGCTTTTAACTTTAGAAGCTTATTTTAGTTTACCTTATTCTATCTGGGAGATCACTTGTGCCAAAGCGAAATCCTTTTCTGTTAAACCACCTGCATCGTGGGTTGTCAAGGTGATGCTGACTCGATTGTAGGAAATGGATAGGTCAGGATGATGGTTGGCGCTTTCTGCCGGTTCTACTAACTTATTGATAAAGGCGATCGCCTCCACAAAGTTTTTGAACTTGCGATCGCACTGTAGACTTTCCCCCACTAGTTCCCATCCTGATAGGGTTTTGGCCTTTTCCTGGATTTCTGATTGAGTCAGTTTAGTCATGGGTTTTCGATTCTCCTCTACTTCAAAAACTATCCGCTCTCACTGGATAAATGTTCAATTTCTTTCAGAACGATAGAATTTTGAACAGTTGAGAGCGAGAGCGGTGTAGCGGGTCTTCAGTTTGAAACCTGACTGCCGGGAGGAACCCCAGCTAGTCATTCTGACGATAGGTTTTCTAACGTGAGACTAGCATTTAGAGAACAGCCCCGGCCCACAGCCGGCATACTCCAACCTGAAGACCCATGCGTTTACTACTATCTGACATCGGCATCACCTCCTAAAAATTCAACATTAAACTCTTAAACGAGTAAAAGAGCCTCTAGCTCTGAGTGCCTTGCACCTGTGAATCACCTTAGCACAGAGTTCCAGAATCGGGTGAGGATTGGTCAGAATTACAGTAAATCAAGTAAAAAAGTAGGGTGGGCATTGCCCACCCTACCCGTAAATTCTCAATTCTGAGAATTACAGAGCATTACCGCGAGGAAGAACCTCTTCGGGGAAGGTAAAGAACTGATGGGGTTGGTCAGCCGGAGCCATCCAAGCCCGAATGCCTTCGTTCAACAAGATATTCTTGGTGTAGAAGGTTTCAAATTCTGGGTCTTCTGCTGCTCTGAGTTCTTGAGATACGAAGTCATAAGCTCGCAGGTTCAGACCTAAGCCCACAATGCCCACGGCACTCATCCATAGACCGGTTACCGGTACAAAGAGCATGAAGAAGTGCAACCAACGTTTGTTGGAGAAGGCGATACCGAAGATTTGGCTCCAGAACCGGTTGGCGGTGACCATGGAGTAGGTTTCTTCGGCTTGGGTGGGTTCAAAAGCCCGGAAGGTGTTGGCTTTGTCTCCATCCTGGAACAGGGTGTTTTCGACGGTGGCTCCGTGGATGGCACAGAGTAAGGCTCCGCCGAGAATGCCGGCTACTCCCATCATGTGGAAGGGGTTGAGCGTCCAGTTGTGGAATCCTTGTAGGAAGAGGATGAACCGGAAGATGGCTGCGACTCCAAAACTGGGGGCGAAGAACCAGCTCGATTGTCCCAAGGGGTACATGAGGAATACGCTGACGAATACGGCGATGGGGCCGCTGAAGGCGATCGCATTATAAGGGCGAATGCCGACCAAACGGGCGATCTCGAATTGCCGCAGCATGAACCCAATCAGGGCAAAGGCTCCATGGAGGGCTACGAAGGGCCAGAGTCCGCCGAGCTGACACCAGCGAGCGAAGTTTCCTTGAGCTTCTGGGCCCCAGAGGAACAGCAGGGAGTGTCCCATGCTGTCTGCGGGACTCGATACGGCTACGGTGAGGAAGTTAGCGCCTTCGAGGTAGGAAGAAGCCAGTCCGTGGGTGTACCAGGAGGTAACAAAGGTGGTTCCGGTGAGCCAACCGCCGATGGAGAGGTAGGCGCAGGGGAACAGTAGAAGTCCTGACCATCCGATGAAGACGAAGCGATCGCGCTTTAGCCAGTCATCGAGGACATCAAACCATCCTCTTTCGCTGGGAGCGCGTCCGACTGCGATTGTCATAAAGCAATGTTCTCCAAAATTTTCATAATGATTGCGATCGCGCCCTAGCTGACGTTTGAGCCAACCGCTCTAAGCAGAAAACGGCGACTTTGGCCAGTCTAGTTTACGATTCTTTACTTAATTATAAGGATTATAAGGGAAATGATCAATTTTTCAATGTTGACCTCCACTTGACCGCCGGTAAAAGATGGGAAAATCTGGAGAATCTGACATACTAAACTTAAATAAATCAAATTCTTGCTTCACCCTATGTACGTGATTGATGTTGTCTTAAGGAATAACCCCATTCCTCTCTCTGTCGAGCGCAAATCTGAAGAAGACGCTCAAGGTCTCTATACCCAGATTCTAGAAGCCATGCGCTCCTCAGAATCTGAAGTGATTGAACTGAAGTGCGATCGCCAAACCGAAAAAACCGTCGCCGTTCTCAGTGGCGAGATCACCGCCGTCCAAAAAGCTGAGAAAACCGGAACTACAGCCGCTTCGGGTAGACCCCCTGGATTCTTCGCCGTCACCCAATAGACTTCTTGCAGAAGTCAGGCAAAAGGCAAAAGGCAAAAGGCAATAGTCATGCAAATCATGATTACTGCATTGCTATTCATTTTCTCGCCACTCATGCAAGAGATACCTAATGACTGGAGACATTTCTAGCCCTCCTGGAATTCAAGTTCAGAAGCTATCCTTTGATTGGCCGTCTGGCCAATCCGTCCTCAAAGACTGTTCCTTAGAAGTCCCTCAAGGAGAATTCTGGATGCTTCTGGGAACCAACGGCAGTGGTAAATCTACCCTCCTGCGAAGTCTGGCGGGACTGCTTCACCCCCAGTCCGGTCAGATCCATCTGGAATCGCCCGTCGGATTTGTGTTTCAAAATCCAGATCATCAACTGGTGATGCCCACCGTCGGAGCCGACATTGCCTTTGGTCTCGTGGAAGAAAAACTGCCTCTCCAGGAAGTTCAAAACCGGGTTGATGAAGCCCTAGAAGCCGTCAACCTGCTTCATCTCAAACGACGGCCCATCTATGCCCTCAGTGGCGGACAAAAACAGAGAATCGCCATTGCTGGGGCGATCGCCCGCCACTGTAAAGTTCTCCTCCTCGATGAACCCAGCGCCCTCCTAGACCGAGAAGCCCAACTCG from the Roseofilum capinflatum BLCC-M114 genome contains:
- a CDS encoding iron uptake porin, with product MSKFLWKTLLVSPAVLTTVISGSLVHAAESPSNPSVANSPSLNLNINNDSLSLGVPESFDLNVQPSLIAQERSTLDQVIEYSSDGEEVEEDIEQVTSVSQLRDVRPTDWAFQALQSLVERYGCIAGYPDGTYRGNRAMTRYEFAAGVNACLDRINELIAAATANAVTREDLAVLQRLQEEFAAELATLRGRVDALEARTTELEANQFSTTTKLVGEAIFAVTDAWGADLDLNHSRFNVGRRRAFLGMSSSFNPNLAGGEANYPSTNETALMGRVRLNLNTSFTGKDLLLTRMQAASVDRFNFQQESGQGFQTFQVNNSGNDNLYVDKLQYYWSYNNRLNFVVSAIGGTFDDFVPTLNPYFEDYDGGSGSLNTFSQRNPLYRIGGGAGIGMDFNVGDFKFLNLGSVNFSLGYLAENAQNPRNGNGLFNGDYGMLTQLTFTPSNNFSFAFTYAHGYHDQYSPIFDNGYGFDLVSTPQTRLVSDLGRTSTNSYGGAFSWRLSPRFVANAFIGYTDAKLLSEGQRGGGEIWTYGLNMAFPDLFRAGNVGGLSVGVPPTLAGVSLMGGVNNATPVNIESFYKIRVSDNISITPGLTVLISPFQDALNEDTAVIGTLRTTFSF
- a CDS encoding 4a-hydroxytetrahydrobiopterin dehydratase — its product is MTKLTQSEIQEKAKTLSGWELVGESLQCDRKFKNFVEAIAFINKLVEPAESANHHPDLSISYNRVSITLTTHDAGGLTEKDFALAQVISQIE
- the psbD gene encoding photosystem II D2 protein (photosystem q(a) protein), which encodes MTIAVGRAPSERGWFDVLDDWLKRDRFVFIGWSGLLLFPCAYLSIGGWLTGTTFVTSWYTHGLASSYLEGANFLTVAVSSPADSMGHSLLFLWGPEAQGNFARWCQLGGLWPFVALHGAFALIGFMLRQFEIARLVGIRPYNAIAFSGPIAVFVSVFLMYPLGQSSWFFAPSFGVAAIFRFILFLQGFHNWTLNPFHMMGVAGILGGALLCAIHGATVENTLFQDGDKANTFRAFEPTQAEETYSMVTANRFWSQIFGIAFSNKRWLHFFMLFVPVTGLWMSAVGIVGLGLNLRAYDFVSQELRAAEDPEFETFYTKNILLNEGIRAWMAPADQPHQFFTFPEEVLPRGNAL
- a CDS encoding energy-coupling factor ABC transporter ATP-binding protein — protein: MTGDISSPPGIQVQKLSFDWPSGQSVLKDCSLEVPQGEFWMLLGTNGSGKSTLLRSLAGLLHPQSGQIHLESPVGFVFQNPDHQLVMPTVGADIAFGLVEEKLPLQEVQNRVDEALEAVNLLHLKRRPIYALSGGQKQRIAIAGAIARHCKVLLLDEPSALLDREAQLELVIQVKNLVIQRGITALWVTHRLDELDHCHGAFLLDQGQVVDQGNPERLKNRLMATHLNS